From a single Anaerolineaceae bacterium oral taxon 439 genomic region:
- a CDS encoding 50S ribosomal protein L9 has product MKILLLKDVYKLGHAGDIKKVADGYARNFLIPQGYATLATPSAVNQAETIRANANVLREQLKGEMQTLSDRIQGLRIAFPMKAGETGKLYGSITSQMIVDEINRLASCDINRHSLEVAPIRTLGEHTVVVRLTADITPTVRVLIHREGEKVVFQELEEETPEAEAETEIESEAAGNAE; this is encoded by the coding sequence ATGAAAATTTTATTGTTGAAAGATGTCTATAAGCTGGGTCATGCCGGCGACATCAAAAAAGTTGCCGACGGATACGCGCGCAACTTCCTTATCCCGCAAGGCTACGCAACGCTCGCTACGCCGTCCGCCGTCAATCAGGCGGAAACGATCCGCGCGAACGCGAACGTCCTCCGGGAACAGCTCAAAGGCGAAATGCAGACGCTGTCCGACCGGATCCAGGGCCTGCGGATCGCGTTCCCGATGAAAGCCGGTGAGACCGGGAAGCTTTACGGCTCGATCACGTCGCAAATGATCGTCGACGAAATCAACCGCCTCGCTTCCTGCGATATCAATCGCCATAGCCTCGAAGTCGCCCCGATCCGAACGCTCGGAGAGCATACGGTCGTCGTCCGGCTGACCGCGGATATCACGCCGACCGTTCGCGTCCTGATCCATCGCGAAGGCGAAAAAGTCGTTTTCCAGGAGCTCGAAGAGGAAACGCCGGAAGCCGAAGCGGAAACGGAAATCGAATCCGAAGCCGCCGGAAACGCCGAATAA